In Oryzias latipes chromosome 15, ASM223467v1, the following proteins share a genomic window:
- the mea1 gene encoding male-enhanced antigen 1, with the protein MEVWVSAMGPERVLPSSEDDLGEEERPVDDVLQPGGAVWSGGEDGGEIDGEEEEEVASGEYHYQPLNQEPDGLNGMEQQEEEEETGGVDGSSHAQQLQQVQQRIEVMGLHLPEAPPPDSEEEEEEDDPEGAAALRSRSSIPMDADHVELVKKTMAAVALPSLGVPPWAQEISDDQWKDMVQHTLQTRQSAAALRLHRRGNVPGP; encoded by the exons ATGGAAGTGTGGGTCTCAGCTATGGGACCTGAGCGAGTGTTGCCGAGTTCAGAGGACGACCTGGGGGAGGAGGAACGTCCTGTGGACGACGTGCTGCAGCCTGGGGGGGCTGTTTGGAGCGGGGGTGAGGATGGAGGAGAAATagatggagaggaggaagaggaggtggctTCTGGAGAGTACCATTACCAGCCTCTGAACCAGGAGCCGGATGGCCTAAACGGCATGgaacagcaggaggaggaagaagaaactGGGGGTGTGGATGGCTCCTCCCACgctcagcagctgcagcaggtgcaACAGAGGATAGAG GTGATGGGCCTCCACCTTCCAGAAGCTCCACCTCCAGacagcgaggaggaggaggaggaggacgaccCAGAAGGAGCGGCGGCCCTGAGGAGCCGATCTTCCATTCCCATGGATGCAG ACCATGTGGAGCTGGTGAAGAAGACCATGGCGGCTGTGGCGCTGCCTTCCCTCGGCGTGCCACCATGGGCCCAAGAGATCTCAGATGACCAGTGGAAGGACATGGTTCAGCACACACTGCAGACCCGGCAGAGTGCTGCTGCCCTGCGTCTGCACCGCCGGGGAAATGTCCCAGGACCCTGA
- the ppp2r5d gene encoding serine/threonine-protein phosphatase 2A 56 kDa regulatory subunit delta isoform: MPNKTKKEKETGKSAKSSKSSSSGKDAASENSDEGNCKRNSNSTPPPTQLNKIKYSGGPQLVKKERRQSSSRFSLTRNRELQKLPALKDAPPVEREELFVQKLRQCCVLFDFVSDPLSDLKYKEVKRAGLNEMVEYITHNSDVLTEAIYPEAVIMFSMNLFRTLPPSSNPTGAEFDPEEDEPTLEAAWPHLQLVYEFFLRFLESPDFQPNIAKKYIDQKFVLSLLELFDSEDPRERDFLKTILHRIYGKFLGLRAYIRRQINNIFYSFIYETEHHNGIAELLEILGSIINGFALPLKEEHKMFLIRVLLPLHKVKSLSVYHPQLAYCVVQFLEKDSSLTEPVIMGLLKFWPKTHSPKEVMFLNELEEILDVIEPSEFVKVQEPLFRQLAKCVSSPHFQVAERALYYWNNEYIMSLISDNAAKILPIMFPALYKNSKSHWNKTIHGLIYNALKLFMEMNQKLFDDCTQQYKAEKQREKYKLKERDEIWQKIEVLAQQNPQSQKLRPLRCGLHPQEEFMLFGDGGVGVFSMETDTPTAEDIQLLKKTVESEASQGLKDLKKDKVLMRRKSELPQDVYTIKALEAHKRAEEYLTANQEAL, from the exons ATGCCAAACAAAACCAAGAAGGAGAAG GAAACGGGCAAATCTGCAAAGAGCAGcaagagcagcagcagcgggaAGGATGCCGCCTCTGAGAACTCTGATGAG GGCAACTGCAAGCGCAACAGCAACAGCACACCCCCTCCCACCCAGCTCAACAAGATCAAGTACTCTGGAGGCCCCCAGCTGGTGAAGAAGGAGCGGCGCCAGAGCTCGTCCCGCTTCAGCCTGACCAGGAACCGGGAGCTGCAGAAGCTGCCCGCCCTTAAAG ATGCCCCCCCTGTGGAGCGGGAGGAGCTGTTTGTGCAGAAGCTGCGTCAGTGCTGCGTGCTCTTCGACTTTGTCAGCGACCCGCTCAGCGACCTCAAGTACAAGGAAGTGAAGAGGGCGGGGCTTAACGAAATGGTGGAGTACATCACGCACAACAGTGACGTGCTGACGGAGGCCATCTACCCTGAGGCCGTCATTATG TTTTCGATGAACCTATTCCGGACGCTGCCCCCCTCCTCCAATCCAACCGGAGCAGAGTTCGACCCTGAGGAAGACGAGCCCACTCTGGAGGCAGCCTGGCCCCACCTGCAG TTGGTGTACGAGTTCTTCCTGCGCTTCCTCGAGTCCCCAGACTTCCAGCCAAACATTGCCAAAAAGTACATCGaccaaaagtttgttttgtcg CTCCTGGAGCTGTTCGACAGCGAAGACCCTCGAGAGAGAGACTTCCTGAAGACCATTCTGCACCGCATCTACGGCAAGTTCCTGGGCCTGCGTGCCTACATCCGCCGCCAGATCAACAACATCTTCTACAG TTTCATCTATGAAACGGAGCATCACAATGGCATCGCTGAACTGCTGGAGATTCTGGGCAg CATCATCAATGGCTTTGCTCTGCCGTTGAAAGAAGAACATAAGATGTTTCTGATCCGAGTTTTGTTGCCCCTTCATAAAGTCAAGTCGCTGAGCGTGTACCACCCtcag ctggcaTACTGTGTGGTCCAGTTCTTGGAGAAGGACAGCAGTCTGACGGAGCCT GTGATAATGGGTCTGCTAAAGTTCTGGCCCAAAACCCACAGTCCAAAGGAGGTGATGTTCTTGAACGAGCTCGAAGAGATTCTGGACGTCATTGAACCCTCGGAGTTTGTGAAAGTCCAGGAGCCACTCTTCAGACAGCTCGCCAAGTGTGTTTCCAGCCCACACTTCCAG gTGGCAGAGAGAGCCCTGTACTACTGGAACAATGAGTACATCATGAGCCTGATTAGTGACAATGCTGCCAAGATCCTCCCCATCATGTTCCCCGCCCTCTACAAGAACTCAAAGAGCCACTGGAACAA AACCATCCATGGGCTGATCTACAACGCCCTGAAGCTCTTCATGGAGATGAACCAGAAGCTGTTTGATGACTGCACACAGCAGTACAAAGCTGAGAAACAGAG AGAGAAGTACAAGCTGAAGGAGCGTGATGAGATCTGGCAGAAAATTGAAGTATTGGCCCAACAGAACCCTCAG AGTCAGAAGCTCCGCCCACTCCGTTGTGGACTTCACCCACAGGAGGAG TTCATGCTGTTTGGGGACGGTGGTGTGGGGGTGTTCTCCATGGAGACGGACACCCCGACCGCTGAGGACATTCAGCTGCTAAAGAAGACGGTGGAGAGCGAGGCGTCGCAG GGTCTGAAGGATCTGAAGAAGGATAAGGTCCTGATGAGGAGAAAGTCGGAGCTGCCGCAGGATGTGTACACCATCAAAGCCCTGGAGGCTCACAAAAGGGCAGAGGAGTACctgacagccaatcaggaggctCTCTGA